The following coding sequences are from one bacterium BMS3Abin14 window:
- the epsG gene encoding type II secretion system protein G precursor → MKNPAGERESGFTLIELMVVMVILATLITIVAPRFLGEPEKARHLKAQVTISNLETALKTYYLDNGFYPTTDQGLDALVKEPATDPVPGKYRDGGYLEKGKVPLDPWGRDYIYLSPGLHGEFDIVSYGTDGVEGGEGKDADVESWTLE, encoded by the coding sequence ATGAAAAATCCAGCAGGTGAACGGGAGAGCGGGTTCACGCTCATCGAGCTCATGGTGGTCATGGTTATTCTGGCAACACTCATCACCATCGTTGCTCCACGGTTTCTGGGCGAACCCGAGAAAGCCAGACATCTGAAGGCCCAGGTGACCATTTCCAACCTCGAGACAGCCCTCAAGACCTATTATCTGGATAACGGGTTTTATCCGACCACAGATCAGGGTCTCGATGCACTGGTCAAAGAACCTGCAACCGATCCGGTTCCCGGAAAATACCGCGACGGGGGTTATCTTGAAAAGGGGAAGGTGCCTCTAGACCCCTGGGGCAGGGATTACATCTATCTCTCTCCCGGTCTGCATGGAGAGTTCGATATCGTTTCCTATGGGACCGATGGGGTTGAAGGAGGCGAGGGGAAGGATGCGGACGTTGAATCATGGACCCTTGAGTAA
- the epsF_1 gene encoding type II secretion system protein F, with protein sequence MPLFEYSALDARGRKRAGFVDAGTLSAARERLKADGFFVVSLEDAAAGKDDPSSRELSLFGRMSRKDLATTARQIATLLKAGLTLVQALEALMEQVEKPAVRKVLSSVRNGINEGKSFHEALAEHPSVFPPIYIQMVRAGESGGFLDAIMARLAVTLEKETRLRSKVLAALTYPIIMTLLGFTFLLFLFAYVVPQVVGIFSDFGRVLPLPTRILLFVSDLASRFWPALVAAGVLGFLLYRKLAASARFGPVVDGLKLKVPVFGRLALKIATVRMCFILGSLLQSGVPLLRSLEVAGQVIGNRVLNSAVGKAAMSVSRGGSLADALRAGAVFPPLVSRVIAVGEESGDLAGMLTSVAESYEEEVTTSIQALTSVMEPILILLMAGVVLFVVLAVLLPIFDLNQLVRSG encoded by the coding sequence ATGCCCCTGTTTGAGTACAGCGCCCTGGATGCCAGGGGCAGAAAACGGGCCGGCTTCGTTGATGCCGGAACCCTGTCTGCGGCCCGCGAACGGTTGAAGGCCGATGGCTTTTTTGTGGTCTCACTGGAAGATGCGGCTGCCGGAAAGGATGATCCCTCCTCCAGGGAACTTTCCCTTTTCGGGCGTATGAGCCGGAAGGACCTTGCCACAACCGCTCGTCAGATCGCAACATTGCTTAAAGCCGGTCTCACGCTCGTGCAGGCATTGGAAGCTCTCATGGAACAGGTTGAAAAGCCGGCCGTTCGCAAGGTGTTAAGCAGCGTTCGCAACGGAATAAACGAGGGAAAATCCTTTCATGAGGCCCTGGCGGAGCATCCATCTGTGTTTCCGCCCATCTATATCCAGATGGTGAGGGCAGGGGAATCGGGGGGGTTTCTGGATGCCATTATGGCGCGTCTGGCGGTCACTCTGGAGAAGGAGACCCGGCTCAGGAGCAAAGTCCTGGCGGCGCTTACATACCCGATTATCATGACGCTCCTCGGTTTCACCTTTCTTCTCTTTCTTTTCGCCTATGTTGTTCCCCAGGTAGTGGGAATCTTTTCGGATTTCGGCAGGGTGCTCCCGCTGCCCACACGGATTCTTCTCTTTGTCAGTGACCTGGCCTCGCGTTTCTGGCCTGCCCTTGTTGCCGCCGGCGTGCTGGGTTTTTTGCTGTATAGAAAACTGGCAGCCAGCGCCAGGTTCGGGCCGGTTGTGGACGGCCTGAAGCTGAAAGTGCCCGTGTTTGGCCGACTCGCCCTGAAGATTGCCACCGTCAGGATGTGCTTCATCCTCGGATCTTTACTCCAGAGCGGTGTTCCTCTTTTGCGGTCCCTCGAAGTTGCGGGACAGGTAATCGGAAACCGGGTGCTCAACTCGGCCGTTGGGAAGGCCGCCATGTCCGTCTCCCGCGGTGGGTCCCTGGCAGACGCACTGCGGGCCGGCGCCGTATTTCCACCTCTCGTATCGAGGGTTATCGCGGTGGGGGAAGAGAGCGGGGACCTGGCCGGGATGTTGACTAGTGTAGCGGAGTCCTACGAGGAAGAGGTAACCACCTCCATCCAGGCGCTGACCTCGGTTATGGAGCCCATCCTCATTCTTCTGATGGCAGGGGTAGTGCTGTTTGTCGTCCTTGCGGTGCTTCTTCCCATCTTTGATCTGAACCAGCTCGTAAGATCGGGATAG
- the epsE gene encoding type II secretion system protein E: MKGRTFSERLSEALVERGLLTIAQAEEANLQMERMGTTLEEALLRLNTLGEAEILAILGDVSGVPFADDLSSRVRDEDVERRIPIQYARKHFLYPFVDAETGEARVAVNQLDHEVLENVSVFLGAVVKPVLSTRRAISEAINLTYERSSDSADMVIENLDNGDLAIHAGEFDEPQDLLDSSDEAPIISFVNSLLYEAVRRRASDIHIEPFEGDLSVRYRVDGVLHNVHSLPQRLHSSIISRVKVMADLDIAEKRLPQDGRIRIKIAGKDIDIRVSIVPTRFGERGVLRLLDRSQVLLGLEEIGMGPEHLSSMERIVHSSHGITLVTGPTGSGKTTTLYGALTRINSADRNIITVEDPVEYQLRGISQIQVNPKIDLTFANGLRSILRQDPNVIMVGEIRDLETAEIAIQASLTGHLVLSTLHTNDAAGAVTRLIDMGVEPFLVASSVTAILAQRLVRKICPHCVEQYAPLDEELAELGWSQDDIPEGRLHQGAGCDQCLGTGYVGRTGIYELLLVTDRIKTAVLKNPDSGTVYRIAIEEGMRTIRQDGARKVLDGVTTVEEILRVTQEESGHAPV; this comes from the coding sequence ATGAAAGGCCGCACTTTTTCCGAGAGGCTCAGTGAAGCCCTCGTGGAACGGGGCCTTCTGACCATTGCCCAGGCCGAGGAGGCGAATCTCCAGATGGAGAGGATGGGAACGACTCTGGAGGAGGCGCTTCTTCGGCTGAACACACTGGGGGAAGCTGAAATACTTGCGATCCTCGGGGATGTATCCGGCGTACCCTTCGCTGATGACCTTTCCTCCCGGGTTCGTGACGAGGATGTTGAGCGCCGGATCCCCATTCAATATGCGCGTAAACATTTTCTTTATCCCTTCGTGGACGCTGAGACCGGGGAGGCCAGGGTCGCCGTAAATCAACTGGACCATGAGGTACTCGAAAATGTCAGTGTCTTTCTCGGGGCGGTGGTCAAACCCGTACTCTCAACACGAAGGGCCATATCCGAGGCCATCAATCTGACCTACGAGAGATCATCCGATTCGGCCGACATGGTCATTGAAAATCTCGATAACGGTGACCTTGCCATTCACGCAGGTGAGTTCGATGAACCGCAGGATCTCCTCGACTCCTCCGACGAGGCTCCCATCATAAGCTTTGTGAACTCCCTCCTCTATGAAGCTGTTCGCCGGCGTGCCAGCGACATCCACATTGAGCCCTTTGAGGGAGACCTCTCCGTTCGATACCGGGTGGATGGGGTCTTGCACAATGTCCACTCCCTGCCCCAGAGGCTTCATTCTTCCATAATCTCGCGAGTAAAAGTCATGGCGGACCTCGATATCGCCGAAAAACGCCTGCCCCAGGATGGGAGGATCAGGATCAAGATCGCCGGCAAGGACATTGATATCCGGGTCTCGATTGTGCCGACCCGTTTTGGGGAGCGGGGCGTTTTGAGGCTCCTGGATCGATCCCAGGTGCTGTTGGGGTTAGAGGAGATCGGAATGGGTCCGGAACATCTCAGCTCAATGGAGAGGATCGTCCATTCAAGCCACGGCATTACCCTCGTGACCGGACCGACGGGAAGCGGAAAAACAACCACCCTGTACGGGGCGCTTACCAGGATCAACTCTGCCGACAGGAACATAATAACCGTGGAGGACCCGGTGGAATACCAGCTCCGGGGGATAAGCCAGATTCAGGTGAATCCGAAAATTGATCTTACCTTTGCCAACGGGCTTCGATCCATTCTCAGGCAGGATCCCAATGTAATCATGGTGGGTGAGATACGCGATCTGGAAACGGCTGAAATTGCGATTCAGGCCTCCCTGACCGGCCATCTCGTTTTATCGACCCTTCACACCAATGACGCGGCCGGAGCCGTTACCAGGCTCATCGACATGGGGGTTGAGCCGTTTCTTGTCGCGTCCTCCGTTACCGCGATTCTGGCACAGAGGCTCGTCCGAAAGATTTGTCCCCACTGCGTAGAACAATACGCCCCACTCGATGAGGAACTGGCAGAACTGGGCTGGAGCCAGGATGATATACCCGAGGGCCGTCTGCACCAGGGCGCAGGGTGTGATCAATGTCTGGGAACCGGCTACGTAGGCAGGACGGGTATCTATGAACTCCTTTTGGTCACGGACAGGATCAAGACAGCGGTTCTGAAAAATCCTGACAGCGGCACCGTCTACCGGATCGCCATAGAAGAGGGCATGAGAACGATACGGCAGGATGGAGCCAGGAAAGTCCTGGATGGGGTGACCACTGTGGAGGAGATTCTCAGGGTTACCCAGGAGGAATCCGGCCATGCCCCTGTTTGA
- the xcpQ gene encoding type II secretion system protein D precursor, with product MKERISRKIPAVILTVILMALPMKALAAPAYKIDFNDVDIRKVIETVSEITGKNFLIDDRVQGRVTVVGPKSLTADEIYQVFLSVLRVKGYAMVPAGKINKIVPAANVATYNMDTEVGTTVKGRKGDQYVTQVIHIRYTSAGDLRNLLAPLIPKSDSISAYGPTNLLIITTTESLLARLVQIISVVDVAGAREESRIIKVKYAPVDDLAGKITQIIQKQSGPAVAPRRSARGIQPAPVTGPAATKIIPDERTNSIIAIGDVQTLDRVEDLIGQLDVAMPAGTGKIHVYYLQNADSDDLSKVLMGIPVEQVSSQTTAAPGKATRAAAPRSGTNKTGVSIISDPATNALVITANPEDYAVLESVIRKLDVPRDQVLVEVLIAEVSMDKTLSMGVEWRAANRFRDGTLGFAGSTFGALDSLVVSFPSTPHGLVVGALGETISFNLGGQVIDVPNLGALISLLRTDSDINILSTPTIVTTDNHEAEIVVAQNVPFQTSTKFDSNNQPIITFDYRDVGLTLRITPQINSQRFVKLDIFTQLEALVSNTISTGLSQVVAPTTLKRKAETSVFVSDGQTVVIGGLIRDNQTRVVSRVPVLGSLPILGALFRKTSTVASKTNLLIFLTPHIISNPKEMQEVSRSRVQQQNLLPSKIMESTGLVKHPADDGENAPGQPGEEGK from the coding sequence ATGAAAGAGCGAATCTCCAGAAAAATACCAGCGGTCATCCTCACCGTTATCCTCATGGCCCTGCCCATGAAAGCCCTGGCCGCGCCGGCCTATAAAATTGATTTTAACGATGTGGATATCCGTAAGGTTATCGAGACGGTGAGCGAGATCACCGGCAAGAACTTCCTCATCGATGATCGTGTCCAGGGGAGGGTTACGGTGGTTGGCCCCAAATCCCTGACCGCAGACGAGATCTACCAGGTATTTCTGTCAGTCCTGAGGGTCAAGGGGTATGCCATGGTCCCCGCGGGCAAGATCAACAAGATCGTGCCGGCGGCCAACGTCGCCACCTACAATATGGACACGGAGGTAGGCACTACGGTCAAGGGAAGGAAGGGAGACCAGTACGTTACCCAGGTCATACACATCCGGTATACCAGCGCGGGGGACCTTAGAAACCTCCTCGCTCCCCTTATCCCCAAGAGCGACAGCATCAGCGCCTACGGTCCGACAAACCTGCTCATAATCACTACCACCGAGTCTCTCCTGGCCCGCCTGGTTCAGATCATATCCGTGGTGGACGTGGCCGGGGCACGGGAAGAGAGCCGTATCATCAAGGTGAAATACGCCCCCGTGGATGATCTCGCCGGGAAGATTACCCAGATCATTCAGAAGCAATCGGGTCCGGCGGTCGCGCCCCGCCGATCGGCCAGGGGCATCCAGCCGGCGCCGGTGACTGGACCGGCGGCGACAAAAATTATCCCGGATGAAAGGACCAACTCCATCATTGCCATTGGAGATGTCCAGACCCTCGACCGGGTGGAGGACCTTATAGGGCAACTGGACGTTGCAATGCCGGCGGGGACCGGGAAAATCCACGTCTACTACCTGCAGAACGCGGATTCGGATGATCTTTCAAAAGTCCTCATGGGGATCCCCGTGGAACAGGTATCCAGCCAGACAACGGCGGCCCCGGGCAAGGCGACACGGGCTGCTGCGCCAAGATCCGGTACAAATAAAACGGGTGTCTCGATAATCTCGGATCCTGCCACGAATGCACTGGTGATCACAGCAAACCCCGAGGATTATGCCGTCCTGGAATCCGTGATCAGGAAACTTGATGTGCCACGGGACCAGGTCCTCGTGGAGGTCCTCATCGCGGAGGTGTCCATGGACAAGACACTCTCCATGGGCGTCGAATGGCGGGCGGCCAACAGGTTCAGAGACGGGACCCTCGGTTTTGCGGGATCAACCTTCGGCGCGCTTGATTCACTGGTTGTCTCCTTCCCCAGCACTCCCCACGGACTTGTCGTCGGAGCCCTCGGCGAGACGATCTCCTTTAATCTGGGCGGGCAGGTGATTGATGTTCCCAACCTCGGGGCCCTCATAAGTCTGCTTCGCACCGATTCGGACATTAACATCCTCTCCACCCCGACTATCGTGACGACTGATAACCATGAGGCCGAGATCGTCGTGGCCCAGAACGTCCCGTTTCAGACGAGCACGAAGTTCGATTCCAACAATCAGCCCATCATCACCTTCGATTACCGGGATGTGGGCCTGACCCTGAGGATCACCCCGCAGATCAACTCCCAACGGTTTGTCAAGCTGGATATTTTTACCCAGCTCGAGGCCCTGGTTTCCAACACCATCAGCACCGGCCTTTCTCAGGTAGTTGCACCCACGACACTCAAGCGCAAGGCCGAGACGAGCGTGTTTGTCTCCGACGGCCAGACGGTGGTTATCGGGGGGTTGATCAGGGACAACCAGACGCGGGTCGTCAGCCGGGTTCCCGTGCTTGGAAGCCTGCCCATACTCGGGGCCCTTTTCCGCAAGACTTCAACCGTTGCGAGCAAGACGAACCTCCTGATCTTCCTGACTCCCCATATTATCTCCAATCCCAAGGAGATGCAGGAGGTCTCCCGATCGAGGGTCCAGCAGCAAAATCTACTCCCCTCAAAGATAATGGAAAGCACAGGGTTGGTTAAGCATCCCGCTGATGATGGAGAGAATGCTCCGGGTCAACCCGGGGAAGAGGGGAAATGA